A DNA window from Paenibacillus sp. HWE-109 contains the following coding sequences:
- a CDS encoding response regulator transcription factor, which produces MDDALIKVLLVDDHEMVRIGLAAVLGTEDGIEVVGEASNGHDGIRLAQEYRPDVVLMDLVMEGMDGIETTRKLLQLYPDCKVIVLTSFLDDEKMYPVIEAGAFSYLLKTSRASEIAQAIRAAAKGQSILESQVASKIMNRFRQPKPVAAPHEELTDREMEVLRLIAKGKSNQELADDLFIGVKTVKFHVTNVLAKLGVEDRTQAAIYAFKHGLAE; this is translated from the coding sequence ATGGACGACGCTTTGATTAAAGTTTTGCTTGTCGATGACCATGAAATGGTAAGAATCGGACTCGCAGCCGTATTAGGAACAGAGGATGGCATTGAAGTGGTGGGAGAGGCTAGCAATGGCCATGACGGCATTCGGCTTGCTCAGGAATATCGACCTGATGTCGTATTGATGGATCTAGTTATGGAAGGCATGGACGGGATCGAAACGACGAGGAAGCTGCTGCAATTGTACCCGGATTGCAAAGTCATCGTGTTGACGAGCTTCCTGGATGATGAGAAAATGTATCCAGTGATAGAAGCAGGAGCATTCAGCTATTTGCTCAAAACGTCACGCGCTTCTGAGATCGCGCAAGCGATCAGAGCGGCCGCCAAGGGGCAGTCGATTCTGGAGTCGCAGGTGGCCTCCAAGATCATGAACCGGTTTCGCCAGCCAAAGCCTGTCGCGGCGCCGCATGAGGAATTGACGGATCGCGAGATGGAAGTGCTGCGGTTGATCGCGAAGGGCAAGTCGAACCAAGAGTTGGCGGACGATTTGTTCATTGGTGTGAAGACCGTGAAATTCCACGTTACGAATGTACTTGCCAAATTAGGTGTTGAAGATCGCACGCAAGCGGCGATTTATGCATTTAAGCATGGGTTGGCAGAATAG
- a CDS encoding PspA/IM30 family protein: MSILNRIGKMAETAWQEAACKLDQHERGGSASEAGQRGIKALEQRYEEALQHTIELRRLCVNAEEMAQLRSEQAELAMRAGEEDLARMALQEKLREEAASEQFRAQYASSQDLCLALADELRGLRAGHAAGERQPEGGLPPKDARDTWRELEVTGRELGREALQGLRVAGRLSRETLKEAGGNLQQELRSLRGKLKQDWQHQSFSEEKDSSGKK; this comes from the coding sequence ATGAGCATATTGAATCGGATTGGTAAAATGGCTGAGACGGCCTGGCAGGAAGCTGCTTGCAAGCTGGATCAGCATGAGCGGGGAGGCAGCGCCTCAGAAGCGGGGCAGCGCGGGATCAAGGCGCTGGAACAGCGCTATGAGGAAGCGCTGCAGCATACGATAGAGCTGAGACGGCTATGTGTGAACGCCGAGGAGATGGCGCAGCTGCGGAGCGAGCAAGCTGAGCTGGCGATGCGCGCCGGCGAAGAGGACCTCGCGCGGATGGCACTGCAAGAGAAGCTGCGCGAGGAAGCCGCTAGCGAGCAGTTCCGCGCGCAATACGCAAGCAGCCAGGACTTGTGCCTGGCGCTTGCGGATGAATTGCGCGGGCTGCGTGCCGGGCACGCAGCAGGTGAACGGCAGCCGGAAGGCGGGCTGCCGCCGAAGGATGCTCGCGACACATGGCGCGAGCTGGAAGTGACCGGCCGCGAGCTTGGCCGGGAAGCGCTGCAAGGCCTCCGCGTCGCGGGCCGCCTGTCGCGTGAGACGCTGAAGGAAGCCGGCGGCAATCTTCAGCAGGAGCTGCGCTCGCTGCGCGGCAAGCTCAAGCAGGATTGGCAGCATCAGAGCTTCAGCGAAGAAAAGGACTCGAGCGGCAAGAAATAG
- the liaF gene encoding cell wall-active antibiotics response protein LiaF produces the protein MTFKIHEKALPIKDFILEVVHSYGMLGFYISYLNLAARGGAAMGEETKNNRSRNTALVLIGAGLFLLLDHTIGFFPILAIILVLLGIHRVRSRKERKGYVLIGIGAVILFGDHITIVFSIVLISLGLFFIRSKQVHKDDTYIQKQKLMDSVRLGREPWILRNSSTWYIIGETYIDLSLAILEQKETTLILQGVVGDVDIKVPDDIGVSVATSVTFGQIQVANEKESGVMNKLTWQSPNYEHCDHRVKLVLSYIVGDIKIKVM, from the coding sequence ATGACCTTCAAGATTCACGAAAAAGCCTTGCCGATCAAGGATTTCATCTTGGAGGTCGTCCATTCTTATGGTATGCTAGGGTTCTATATCAGCTATTTAAATTTGGCAGCCAGAGGAGGTGCAGCGATGGGCGAAGAAACCAAAAACAACCGCAGCCGGAATACAGCACTTGTGCTGATTGGAGCCGGTCTTTTTTTGCTTCTAGACCATACGATAGGCTTTTTCCCCATTCTTGCGATTATCCTCGTCTTGCTTGGTATTCATCGGGTTCGTTCACGTAAAGAACGCAAGGGCTATGTGTTGATCGGCATCGGGGCGGTCATCTTATTCGGAGATCACATTACAATTGTGTTTTCTATTGTTTTAATTTCACTAGGCCTGTTTTTTATACGGTCGAAGCAAGTGCACAAGGACGATACGTATATTCAAAAGCAAAAGCTGATGGACAGCGTCCGCTTGGGCCGCGAGCCGTGGATTTTGCGCAACAGCTCGACTTGGTACATTATCGGTGAAACGTATATTGATCTCTCCCTTGCGATTCTGGAACAAAAAGAAACCACGTTGATTCTACAAGGGGTCGTCGGTGATGTGGACATTAAAGTGCCTGATGATATCGGTGTCTCCGTAGCTACTTCCGTGACTTTTGGACAAATTCAGGTGGCCAATGAGAAGGAATCCGGCGTAATGAACAAATTAACATGGCAATCACCCAACTATGAGCACTGTGATCATCGTGTGAAACTAGTTCTTTCCTACATCGTAGGAGATATCAAGATTAAAGTAATGTAA
- a CDS encoding peptide chain release factor 3 has product MTTQLSKLLETEVAKRRTFAIISHPDAGKTTLTEKLLLFGGAIRLAGTVKGRKASKHATSDWMEIEKQRGISVTSSVMQFDYEGHRVNILDTPGHQDFSEDTYRTLTAADSAVMLIDVAKGVETQTKKLFQVCRMRGIPIFTFINKLDREGRDPFELLEELEEVLGIRSYPMNWPIGSGKQFCGVYDRGKSQLELYQGDDHKDIQVRKVDGVDDPLVKQIAGEFLHKQLSQDIELLDVAGDPFDMEKVLKGELTPVFFGSAVNNFGVQTFLENFLQLAPKPEPRNSTAGVIEPTKEKFSGYVFKIQANMNPAHRDRVAFLRIVSGKFERGMSVKHVRIGKDIKLAQPQQFLAQDRDIVETAYPGDIIGLFDPGIFRIGDSLSEGEEIVFDELPTFSPELFSKVSIKNALKQKQFLKGIDQLTEEGMIQVFTTFGFEDMILGVVGQLQFEVLEHRMRSEYGVDILLQRQNYQFARWIVDEKIDPSKFRINSQLVKDKKGNYVGLFESEYALRSSVEKNPTAKFLTSAP; this is encoded by the coding sequence ATGACAACGCAACTCTCTAAACTTCTCGAGACGGAAGTCGCTAAACGACGGACGTTCGCGATTATTTCTCACCCGGATGCGGGGAAAACAACACTGACGGAGAAACTCCTTTTATTCGGAGGAGCCATTCGGTTGGCAGGTACGGTCAAAGGACGTAAAGCCAGTAAACATGCTACATCAGACTGGATGGAGATTGAGAAGCAGCGTGGTATCTCGGTTACTTCGAGTGTGATGCAGTTCGATTATGAAGGTCATCGTGTCAACATTCTGGATACGCCTGGTCACCAAGATTTCAGTGAGGATACGTATCGGACACTGACTGCCGCGGATAGCGCAGTGATGCTTATTGACGTGGCCAAAGGGGTAGAGACTCAGACGAAGAAATTGTTTCAGGTCTGCCGGATGCGCGGCATCCCGATTTTCACCTTTATCAATAAATTGGATCGTGAAGGCCGTGATCCTTTTGAGCTGTTGGAAGAACTGGAGGAAGTACTCGGTATTCGTTCCTACCCGATGAACTGGCCGATTGGTTCGGGCAAACAGTTCTGCGGCGTGTACGATCGCGGCAAATCGCAATTAGAGCTGTATCAAGGTGATGATCACAAAGATATTCAAGTTCGCAAAGTGGATGGCGTTGATGATCCCTTAGTGAAACAAATTGCCGGTGAATTCCTGCACAAGCAATTAAGCCAGGATATCGAGCTTCTCGACGTCGCGGGAGATCCTTTTGACATGGAGAAAGTGCTTAAGGGTGAGCTTACGCCTGTCTTCTTCGGCAGTGCGGTGAACAATTTCGGTGTTCAGACGTTCCTTGAGAATTTCTTGCAGCTTGCGCCTAAGCCGGAGCCGCGGAATAGTACAGCAGGTGTAATTGAGCCTACGAAAGAAAAGTTTTCCGGTTATGTGTTCAAAATTCAAGCGAATATGAACCCGGCCCATCGCGACCGTGTTGCCTTCTTGCGGATCGTTTCCGGCAAGTTCGAACGCGGGATGTCCGTGAAGCATGTTCGTATCGGCAAAGATATTAAACTCGCTCAGCCGCAGCAATTTTTGGCCCAAGATCGCGATATCGTGGAGACAGCTTATCCTGGAGATATTATCGGGTTGTTCGACCCGGGCATTTTCCGAATCGGGGATTCGCTCAGCGAAGGCGAAGAGATTGTTTTCGACGAGCTGCCGACGTTCTCGCCAGAGCTCTTCAGCAAGGTTTCGATCAAAAATGCCTTGAAGCAAAAGCAGTTCCTCAAAGGGATTGATCAGTTGACAGAAGAGGGTATGATCCAGGTGTTCACGACATTCGGGTTCGAAGATATGATCCTTGGTGTTGTCGGCCAACTGCAATTCGAGGTGCTTGAGCACCGGATGAGATCGGAATATGGCGTAGACATCCTATTACAGCGCCAGAACTATCAGTTCGCGCGTTGGATTGTGGACGAGAAGATTGATCCAAGTAAATTCCGGATTAACTCCCAGTTGGTGAAGGACAAAAAGGGCAACTATGTAGGTTTGTTCGAGAGTGAATATGCACTCAGATCTTCTGTTGAGAAGAATCCGACCGCGAAGTTTCTAACGAGTGCTCCATAA
- a CDS encoding YheC/YheD family protein: MSKIGKTKAVEARASLRKYVPTTKRMTLETLKQMLAQYKMVYIKPNVGMFGNGVIRVEQAESGKAEEKEKEKEQLFSYQSGVTVRKFKTFEEMYASISRVTKSRPYLAQKGIHLLKYRGNRFDLRVMVQKTPLQTWETTGIIGRVAHPSKIVTNFHNGGTLKSVETLLHSYLPASQRKGYIKKLRTLGVQIANAMNARYKGVKEIGVDVALDHDLHPWVLEVNTSPDPFIFRRLTDKRIFAKIRRYSRSYSRL, from the coding sequence ATGAGCAAAATTGGCAAGACGAAGGCTGTGGAAGCGAGGGCATCGCTCAGGAAATATGTGCCAACGACGAAACGGATGACGTTAGAGACACTTAAACAAATGCTCGCACAGTATAAAATGGTTTATATCAAACCGAATGTTGGGATGTTTGGTAATGGTGTTATCCGCGTAGAACAAGCTGAATCCGGGAAAGCAGAAGAAAAAGAGAAGGAAAAAGAGCAGCTTTTCTCGTATCAGTCCGGCGTAACTGTAAGAAAGTTTAAAACGTTCGAAGAGATGTATGCTTCTATCAGCCGGGTGACGAAGAGTCGACCCTATTTGGCACAAAAAGGGATTCATTTGCTCAAATACAGAGGGAACCGTTTTGATCTGAGGGTCATGGTGCAGAAAACGCCGCTTCAAACGTGGGAAACAACGGGGATTATTGGCCGTGTAGCGCATCCGAGCAAGATTGTGACGAATTTTCATAACGGAGGCACCTTGAAGTCCGTAGAAACGCTGCTGCACAGTTATTTGCCAGCAAGTCAACGGAAGGGATACATCAAGAAGCTGCGTACGCTTGGGGTCCAAATAGCGAATGCAATGAATGCGCGATATAAAGGGGTTAAGGAAATCGGTGTCGATGTCGCTCTGGATCATGACTTGCATCCTTGGGTTCTCGAAGTCAATACGAGTCCAGATCCATTCATTTTCCGTCGCTTGACGGACAAACGCATTTTTGCCAAAATCAGACGGTATTCCAGATCTTACAGCCGGTTATGA
- a CDS encoding GNAT family N-acetyltransferase — protein MIRKRLPSVDDRAIHRLVVEQLVPFSRLYDTGASITFSEIRKRLNHNKTFVLAKGLKQPFGFISVIRKSHVLFVDMLAIDAREQGKGRGRELMKMAEDFGKSERCQSAELFVDDSNPNAIGFYARQGYEIKEYLAELSCYRMSKRIGR, from the coding sequence ATGATTCGCAAACGATTGCCTTCTGTTGACGACCGGGCAATCCATCGATTGGTTGTTGAACAGTTAGTACCCTTTTCCAGGTTATATGACACAGGTGCTTCTATAACTTTCTCGGAAATACGCAAGCGGCTGAACCATAACAAAACATTTGTCCTTGCCAAAGGCTTGAAACAACCCTTCGGTTTCATCTCGGTAATCCGCAAATCGCATGTTTTGTTCGTGGATATGCTGGCCATTGATGCCCGTGAACAGGGCAAAGGCAGGGGGCGCGAGCTGATGAAGATGGCTGAAGACTTTGGAAAAAGTGAGCGCTGCCAATCCGCGGAGCTTTTTGTCGACGACAGCAACCCTAACGCCATCGGTTTCTATGCCAGACAGGGATATGAGATCAAAGAATACCTTGCAGAGTTGAGCTGCTACCGAATGAGTAAACGGATCGGCCGATAG
- a CDS encoding glycosyltransferase family 4 protein: protein MNTDVHVLIVAPEQIPVPPVLGGSVEICIHAIARQLAKEHHVTVISRRHMKYAHVTREGRLTIVRVPTGSKNRYLHEVLKATRGKTYDWIQVDNRPYYAAMVKKHFPRIPVSLFMHSLTFMKPPYASIARCAKHLDKVDWIVANSSSLEQELVGLYPKQSGKVHKIYLGTDVDRFSPRSTDAIRRLRKKYRVGSGFQVLYAGRLIRRKGISLLIRAVHLARKSVPDMKLLIAGGEQSKGFKAALQKKAKKLAVPTKFLGNIPHRRMHHVYGLANCFVCPSQQHEAFGLVNVEAMASGLPVIASANGGIKEVILHEHNGVLIHSFRSPKAFAEGIVAIAKQKERAICLARQARQDVVNQFSWQATAQSLADLYRLKLEAEHEEDFQETERDPLSPVYYEQNWQDEGCGSEGIAQEICANDETDDVRDT, encoded by the coding sequence GTGAACACAGACGTGCACGTCTTGATTGTTGCTCCTGAACAGATTCCAGTACCCCCAGTTTTGGGTGGTTCCGTCGAAATATGCATACACGCTATCGCACGCCAGCTTGCCAAAGAGCACCATGTAACCGTCATCTCAAGGCGGCATATGAAGTACGCTCATGTGACGCGGGAGGGTCGGCTCACGATCGTTAGAGTTCCTACAGGGAGCAAAAACCGCTATTTGCATGAAGTACTCAAGGCCACTCGCGGAAAGACGTATGATTGGATTCAAGTTGATAATAGACCCTATTATGCGGCTATGGTCAAGAAGCATTTTCCCCGTATACCGGTCTCTCTCTTCATGCACTCTTTGACCTTCATGAAGCCTCCTTATGCGTCCATTGCGAGGTGTGCCAAACATTTAGACAAAGTGGACTGGATTGTAGCGAATAGCAGCTCATTGGAACAAGAGTTAGTAGGGTTATACCCCAAGCAGAGCGGCAAGGTTCACAAAATCTATCTGGGCACCGATGTAGACAGGTTTAGTCCAAGATCGACGGATGCGATCAGACGACTTAGGAAGAAATACCGCGTTGGCAGCGGTTTTCAGGTCTTGTACGCAGGTAGACTGATTAGGCGCAAGGGGATTTCTCTACTGATTCGCGCTGTCCATTTGGCAAGGAAATCCGTTCCTGATATGAAGCTGCTAATCGCAGGCGGAGAGCAAAGCAAAGGTTTCAAAGCAGCGCTGCAGAAGAAGGCTAAGAAGCTTGCGGTGCCCACGAAGTTCTTAGGGAATATCCCGCATCGCAGGATGCATCATGTCTATGGGCTTGCGAATTGCTTCGTCTGCCCATCCCAACAGCATGAGGCGTTCGGACTTGTCAATGTGGAAGCAATGGCATCCGGGCTGCCTGTTATTGCCTCAGCCAATGGCGGCATCAAAGAAGTGATACTGCATGAGCATAACGGTGTATTGATACATTCGTTCCGAAGTCCCAAGGCATTCGCAGAGGGAATTGTGGCCATCGCGAAGCAAAAGGAACGGGCGATATGCTTAGCCAGACAGGCGCGGCAAGATGTCGTGAATCAATTCAGCTGGCAGGCCACAGCACAATCATTGGCCGATTTGTATAGACTGAAGCTGGAGGCGGAACATGAAGAAGACTTCCAAGAAACGGAGCGGGATCCGTTATCCCCGGTATATTATGAGCAAAATTGGCAAGACGAAGGCTGTGGAAGCGAGGGCATCGCTCAGGAAATATGTGCCAACGACGAAACGGATGACGTTAGAGACACTTAA
- a CDS encoding metallophosphoesterase family protein: MSRRAFIRWLLAIGAALVGLSAFFSQKVKNKFMQADQPAVSSIKPEPAQPVVQTTTEPLATGPLMSYFILSDLHVSVGDPSTGKKLRQALDDIKQFDGPVDAIMLTGDLTDTGTERDYKELRTIVSEYKLPPVHANMGNHDYYTIWINTANSWDQAAVPNGKSDQMSREQFKKFFGYSQVYNDFTTKGHSILLLSQEAYVQEKPEVGEGAWYSDEQLAWFKERVQSLYQPGRPLFVMTHQPLPPSGADGGSHQLIRAIKFREILKPYKNVFVFCGHRHQDFQNGTPHYVQETFHFFHNASVGRTLNRAYQQEAKTKAQGIYVQVFADKVVVRGREFSNRTFLDEANWSIDLQKAQV; this comes from the coding sequence ATGTCGCGGAGAGCTTTTATCAGATGGCTGCTTGCCATTGGGGCTGCATTGGTTGGATTAAGTGCCTTTTTCAGTCAAAAGGTGAAGAACAAATTTATGCAGGCAGATCAGCCTGCAGTGTCATCGATCAAGCCTGAACCCGCGCAACCCGTGGTGCAAACGACGACTGAACCACTGGCAACTGGCCCGCTTATGTCCTATTTTATATTAAGCGATCTGCATGTCAGTGTCGGTGATCCATCGACGGGGAAGAAGCTGCGGCAAGCATTGGACGATATTAAGCAGTTCGACGGTCCTGTCGATGCGATTATGTTGACGGGTGACTTGACGGATACAGGGACGGAACGAGATTATAAAGAGCTGCGTACCATTGTAAGTGAATATAAACTTCCGCCTGTTCATGCGAATATGGGGAATCATGATTACTACACGATCTGGATCAATACAGCGAATAGCTGGGATCAAGCCGCCGTTCCGAATGGCAAAAGTGATCAGATGAGCAGAGAGCAGTTCAAGAAATTTTTTGGCTACTCGCAAGTCTATAATGATTTCACAACCAAGGGGCACTCGATCCTGCTGCTGTCGCAAGAAGCCTATGTGCAAGAGAAACCGGAAGTCGGGGAAGGCGCATGGTATTCCGATGAACAGTTGGCTTGGTTCAAAGAACGTGTCCAAAGTTTATACCAGCCGGGAAGACCCCTGTTCGTCATGACGCATCAACCTTTGCCGCCTAGCGGGGCAGACGGGGGATCGCATCAATTAATCCGAGCTATTAAATTCCGCGAAATTCTAAAGCCCTACAAAAATGTATTTGTGTTCTGCGGACATCGTCATCAGGATTTCCAGAATGGAACGCCGCATTACGTGCAAGAAACGTTTCATTTTTTCCACAATGCTTCGGTCGGAAGGACGTTAAACCGCGCCTATCAGCAGGAAGCCAAGACGAAAGCGCAAGGTATCTATGTGCAGGTATTTGCGGATAAGGTCGTCGTGCGAGGGCGAGAATTCAGCAACCGTACGTTCCTTGATGAAGCGAACTGGAGCATCGATTTGCAAAAAGCGCAGGTTTGA
- the lepB gene encoding signal peptidase I, translating into MNLLKQIWSWFGSIAISFVLVVFLGVFVFQSTKVMGHSMDPTLHDTQRVYVSKLSHTFNYEPNYGDIVIIDSRVDMKRTFKNDLLDSPLLSLFTKGDDNHVWIKRIIGKPGDQLELKDDKMYRNGQLLDEPYINEAMRTNGNKQWKVPDDHVFVMGDNRNNSMDSRVIGFVPLDHVLGKKLF; encoded by the coding sequence ATGAATTTATTAAAGCAAATCTGGAGCTGGTTCGGTTCCATTGCCATTTCGTTTGTACTAGTCGTATTTCTTGGTGTGTTTGTGTTCCAATCCACGAAGGTTATGGGTCATTCAATGGACCCTACGCTGCATGACACTCAGCGCGTGTACGTGTCTAAACTGTCTCATACGTTTAATTATGAACCCAACTATGGTGATATTGTCATCATTGATTCGCGTGTTGACATGAAACGTACGTTCAAAAACGATTTGCTCGACAGTCCGCTGCTTAGTCTGTTCACCAAAGGCGATGACAATCATGTCTGGATCAAACGCATAATTGGCAAGCCTGGAGATCAATTAGAGCTCAAAGATGATAAAATGTACCGCAATGGGCAACTGCTCGATGAGCCCTATATCAATGAGGCTATGCGGACAAACGGCAACAAGCAATGGAAAGTGCCGGATGATCATGTTTTTGTGATGGGAGATAATCGCAATAATAGCATGGATAGCCGTGTGATCGGCTTTGTTCCACTGGATCATGTTTTAGGCAAAAAGTTATTTTAA
- a CDS encoding sensor histidine kinase codes for MDGYKRRLTNMIWRSMAESIIFSFFVLGAIIYFLQSRNLIVPFANWQEGVKFTFMAILIIGSIGAGYGYWNSSRITRRLEPMMETMILLEKGTFSREGFEYGEDEIGRLSEQLGRIMKRWEEQVTSLQRLSNDNAELAEKAKLSAVIEERQRLARELHDAVSQQLFAISMTATAVGRTLDKDFEKAKRQIHLIEEMASVAQSEMRALLLHLRPIHLEGKRLSEGLVELLKELAAKVPMAITWDMDEEIRLNKGIEDHLFRIVQEALSNALRHSKANKLEVKLLHRPDGVRLAIRDDGVGFELDAKKLTSYGIVSMKERVNEIGGSVDIITAPDRGTRIEIRVPILASELVAEG; via the coding sequence TTGGACGGCTATAAACGGCGATTAACCAACATGATATGGCGCAGTATGGCTGAATCAATCATCTTTAGTTTCTTTGTCTTAGGCGCTATTATTTATTTTTTGCAATCACGCAATTTGATCGTGCCGTTTGCGAACTGGCAGGAAGGCGTGAAGTTTACCTTTATGGCGATCTTGATCATCGGCAGCATAGGAGCAGGCTATGGCTATTGGAATAGCAGTCGTATAACAAGGCGGCTTGAGCCGATGATGGAAACGATGATTCTACTGGAAAAAGGCACATTTTCCCGTGAAGGCTTCGAATATGGGGAAGATGAAATTGGCCGTCTCAGCGAGCAGTTGGGGCGGATTATGAAGCGCTGGGAAGAACAGGTTACTTCCTTGCAGCGATTGTCCAACGATAATGCCGAGCTCGCAGAGAAGGCCAAATTATCCGCGGTTATTGAAGAGCGGCAGCGGTTGGCGCGGGAGCTTCATGATGCGGTGAGCCAGCAGTTGTTTGCGATCTCGATGACCGCAACGGCGGTTGGGCGGACGTTGGACAAGGATTTCGAGAAGGCCAAGCGCCAAATCCATTTGATTGAGGAAATGGCCTCTGTGGCGCAGTCCGAGATGAGGGCTTTGCTGCTCCATCTAAGACCGATTCATCTGGAAGGCAAACGGCTGTCAGAAGGGCTTGTGGAGCTGCTGAAGGAGCTCGCTGCGAAGGTCCCGATGGCGATCACGTGGGATATGGACGAAGAAATTCGTTTAAATAAAGGGATTGAAGATCATTTATTCCGGATTGTGCAGGAGGCTCTCTCGAATGCACTGCGTCATTCCAAGGCGAACAAGCTGGAAGTGAAGCTGCTGCATCGTCCGGACGGTGTTCGTCTGGCAATTCGTGATGATGGCGTCGGCTTTGAATTGGATGCGAAGAAGCTCACTTCTTATGGCATCGTATCGATGAAGGAGCGGGTCAACGAAATTGGCGGCTCAGTAGACATTATCACAGCACCGGATCGTGGAACACGGATTGAAATCAGGGTGCCTATACTTGCTTCTGAACTTGTTGCTGAAGGCTAG
- the zwf gene encoding glucose-6-phosphate dehydrogenase: protein MSGAVFYIFGATGDLAKRKLFPAFYSLYREGKLGENFAVVGLARRPRTNEQFRDDVKNSIQDFARYKIADEAEWERFAERFEYMSLDINNVAGFHELNVLTNKLDEKYETGGNRLFYLALAPELFGNVSYNLSEGGLLETKGWHRLVIEKPFGYDLPSAERLNGQLRQVFEEKDIYRIDHYLGKEMVQNIEFVRFANAFFEPLWNNKYIANIQITLSETVGVEERGGYYDHSGALRDMGQNHMLQMLMMMAMEPPSRLHPEDIRDEKVKVLRSLRLFESGDDVRANVVRGQYASGTSRGKDLPAYREEDSVNPESTTETYFAARVHVDNFRWAGVPFYIRTGKRLPVKTTEVVVEFKNIPNNVYLAKKHELEPNLLVFRVNPMEGIYLKMNAKQPGSEGIIVPVAMDFCQSCQIGINTPEAYERLLHDATRGDSTYFTRWDEVALAWSYVDRIAAAWTEQSADLKHYPAGSWGPVEATELLSQDGFKWWPINGQHEGEVDWAAVQKTTVLT, encoded by the coding sequence ATGAGTGGAGCTGTATTCTATATTTTCGGAGCAACGGGTGATTTGGCGAAAAGGAAGCTGTTTCCAGCCTTCTATAGCCTTTATCGCGAGGGTAAATTGGGAGAAAATTTTGCAGTTGTAGGTCTGGCCCGCAGACCGCGCACGAATGAGCAGTTTCGCGATGACGTGAAAAACTCGATTCAAGATTTTGCGCGTTACAAAATTGCAGACGAGGCCGAGTGGGAGCGTTTTGCAGAGCGCTTTGAATATATGTCGCTGGACATTAACAATGTGGCTGGATTCCACGAATTGAATGTGCTCACAAACAAGCTGGATGAGAAATATGAAACAGGCGGCAATCGTTTGTTCTATCTGGCTTTGGCGCCAGAGCTCTTCGGCAACGTGTCTTACAATTTAAGCGAAGGCGGCTTGCTGGAAACCAAAGGTTGGCACCGTCTTGTGATTGAAAAGCCGTTTGGCTACGATCTGCCGTCCGCAGAACGATTGAATGGACAACTTCGCCAAGTGTTCGAAGAAAAAGATATTTACCGCATCGATCATTACTTAGGCAAAGAAATGGTGCAAAATATCGAATTCGTACGTTTTGCGAATGCTTTCTTTGAACCGCTTTGGAATAATAAATACATAGCTAATATTCAAATTACACTCAGCGAAACCGTGGGTGTCGAAGAGCGCGGTGGTTACTATGACCACTCTGGAGCTTTGCGCGATATGGGTCAAAACCATATGCTGCAAATGCTGATGATGATGGCGATGGAGCCGCCTAGCCGCTTGCATCCGGAAGATATCCGCGACGAGAAGGTGAAGGTGCTTCGCTCCTTGCGTCTGTTCGAATCCGGTGACGACGTGCGTGCCAATGTGGTGCGTGGGCAATATGCGAGCGGGACGAGCCGCGGCAAGGATTTGCCGGCTTACCGTGAGGAAGATTCGGTTAATCCGGAATCGACGACAGAAACGTATTTTGCTGCAAGAGTGCATGTGGACAACTTCCGCTGGGCGGGAGTGCCATTCTACATCCGTACAGGGAAAAGGCTCCCGGTCAAAACGACGGAAGTCGTGGTCGAGTTCAAAAACATTCCGAATAATGTTTACTTAGCCAAAAAGCATGAGCTTGAACCGAATCTGCTCGTATTCCGCGTTAATCCGATGGAAGGCATCTATCTGAAGATGAATGCGAAACAGCCAGGCTCTGAAGGCATAATCGTGCCGGTTGCTATGGATTTCTGCCAAAGCTGTCAGATCGGCATCAACACGCCGGAAGCTTATGAGCGCTTGCTGCATGATGCTACGCGTGGTGACTCAACGTATTTCACCCGTTGGGATGAAGTTGCGCTCGCTTGGTCTTACGTTGATCGTATCGCAGCAGCTTGGACGGAGCAATCCGCTGATCTCAAGCATTACCCAGCCGGATCGTGGGGGCCAGTTGAAGCAACAGAGCTGCTGAGTCAGGATGGCTTCAAGTGGTGGCCGATTAATGGTCAACATGAAGGTGAAGTGGATTGGGCAGCCGTACAGAAGACAACGGTTTTAACCTAA